One Pullulanibacillus sp. KACC 23026 DNA segment encodes these proteins:
- a CDS encoding glycoside hydrolase family 95 protein, which translates to MTKKDLLLWYSKPAEEWVESLPIGNGRLGGMIYGGIKNERISLNEDTLWSGMPREEDQSEAVKYLDEVRHLISLGQYRDAQTIIENHMLGPWSHAYQAMGDLWIEFKSGSTVQDYKRTLDLRTALSTSEFTHNSIRYKRESFVSAVDQVMVIRLESDQKGKINFETMLTSPLNHQVKKVGRDHVMMEGVAPSYVEPIEKNNQDLVVYEEKKGIRFQTHLKVIPEGGHIETDGAVLAVKSADSVTLLLSSATSFNGFDKNPVTEGKDPFPICTKWLTDASRLTYQELRERHIEDYERFFNRVELELSDNGFEDLPTDERIMAVRGGGEDPYLAELFFQFGRYLLICSSRPHTQPATLQGIWNNMTRPPWACNYTTNINTEMNYWLAETCHLAEFHEPLFDMLEDLRLTGSKMVKTHYNCRGWSAHHAVDLWRTATPQGGPSKGPASWAFWPMAGPWLCQHLWEHYAFGKSKVFLKNKAYPLMKESALFCLDYLTEDENGYLVSSPSTSPENTFLSSNGEPAAVSMSSTMDIAIMRELFTHCIEASNLLDIDHELRSELESARDRLLPFQIGKEGQLQEWFKDFEEAEPGHRHTAHLYPLHPGNQITLRSTPELAKAVRVSLERRRLHEGKDTIGWVFAWYINFYARLEDPETAYEYLQKLLGNPHPNLFNAHRHPKLTFHPLTIEANFAATAGIVEMLLQSHEGELHLLPALPKAWKKGKISGIRARGGYELDIEWQNGDLSSALIKSAFDGVCKVRTKTPVTVDKAEMVNDCSDVIQFNVKAGESYQLKSIQKQIEQIN; encoded by the coding sequence ATGACTAAGAAAGATTTGCTTCTATGGTATTCCAAACCAGCGGAAGAATGGGTAGAGTCTCTTCCTATTGGGAATGGTCGCCTTGGCGGAATGATCTATGGCGGTATCAAAAACGAACGCATTTCACTAAACGAGGATACTTTATGGTCCGGCATGCCAAGAGAAGAGGATCAATCGGAAGCAGTTAAATACTTGGATGAGGTGCGGCATCTAATTTCCTTAGGGCAATATAGGGATGCGCAAACCATTATTGAAAATCACATGCTCGGCCCATGGTCACATGCATACCAAGCCATGGGTGATTTGTGGATCGAATTCAAAAGTGGATCGACTGTTCAAGACTATAAGAGAACATTAGATTTACGAACGGCTCTTTCAACTTCTGAGTTCACTCATAACTCTATTAGATATAAACGAGAGTCATTCGTATCGGCAGTTGATCAAGTTATGGTCATCCGTCTGGAGAGTGATCAGAAGGGCAAAATTAATTTTGAAACCATGTTGACAAGCCCTCTTAATCATCAAGTTAAAAAGGTAGGGCGTGATCACGTGATGATGGAGGGTGTTGCACCAAGTTACGTAGAGCCGATAGAAAAAAACAACCAAGATCTCGTTGTTTATGAAGAAAAAAAAGGCATTCGTTTTCAGACCCATTTAAAAGTGATCCCTGAAGGCGGCCATATTGAAACGGATGGAGCAGTACTCGCTGTTAAATCGGCTGATTCAGTTACGTTATTACTTTCGTCTGCCACAAGTTTCAATGGATTTGATAAAAATCCAGTAACGGAAGGGAAAGATCCTTTTCCCATTTGTACAAAATGGTTAACCGATGCCAGTCGTTTAACGTATCAAGAATTGCGTGAGCGACACATAGAAGATTACGAACGTTTCTTTAATCGAGTGGAATTAGAATTAAGCGATAACGGTTTTGAGGACCTTCCAACTGACGAACGGATTATGGCTGTCCGTGGGGGGGGAGAAGATCCGTATTTAGCCGAATTGTTTTTTCAGTTTGGGCGTTATTTATTGATTTGCAGCTCAAGACCCCATACTCAACCGGCAACTTTGCAGGGGATTTGGAACAACATGACACGTCCACCATGGGCATGTAATTATACAACTAATATAAATACAGAAATGAATTATTGGTTAGCTGAAACGTGCCATTTAGCGGAGTTCCATGAGCCTTTATTTGATATGTTAGAGGATTTAAGATTAACAGGAAGCAAAATGGTGAAAACACATTACAATTGTCGGGGGTGGTCGGCTCACCACGCTGTGGATTTATGGAGAACGGCTACCCCTCAAGGTGGACCTTCAAAAGGACCGGCTAGTTGGGCATTTTGGCCAATGGCCGGACCTTGGCTATGTCAGCATTTATGGGAACATTACGCTTTTGGAAAAAGCAAAGTATTTTTAAAAAATAAAGCGTATCCATTAATGAAAGAATCGGCTCTATTTTGTTTGGATTACCTTACAGAAGATGAAAATGGCTATCTTGTTTCGAGTCCATCGACTTCTCCAGAAAATACATTTTTATCATCAAATGGAGAGCCTGCTGCTGTCAGCATGAGTTCGACAATGGATATCGCCATTATGAGGGAGCTTTTTACCCATTGTATTGAAGCTTCAAACCTTCTAGATATAGACCATGAACTTAGAAGTGAACTCGAAAGTGCCAGGGATCGGCTGTTACCCTTCCAAATTGGCAAAGAAGGTCAACTCCAGGAGTGGTTCAAGGATTTTGAAGAAGCTGAACCGGGACATCGGCATACGGCGCATCTTTATCCTTTGCATCCTGGTAACCAAATCACATTACGGAGTACGCCAGAGTTAGCCAAAGCGGTACGTGTAAGTCTGGAGCGGAGACGTCTGCATGAAGGGAAAGATACTATTGGCTGGGTTTTTGCTTGGTACATTAATTTTTATGCCAGGTTAGAAGATCCTGAAACAGCGTATGAGTACCTCCAAAAATTACTAGGTAATCCGCATCCTAATTTATTCAATGCCCATCGTCATCCTAAGCTGACTTTTCATCCCTTAACAATCGAAGCGAATTTTGCTGCAACAGCGGGCATTGTTGAAATGCTGTTACAAAGTCATGAAGGAGAACTCCATCTGCTCCCCGCACTTCCAAAGGCATGGAAGAAAGGGAAGATTAGTGGGATTCGTGCAAGAGGTGGATACGAACTCGATATCGAATGGCAAAATGGGGACTTATCCAGTGCCTTAATCAAATCAGCCTTTGATGGAGTTTGTAAGGTTCGCACAAAAACACCTGTTACGGTTGACAAAGCTGAAATGGTTAATGACTGTTCAGACGTTATTCAGTTTAATGTTAAAGCTGGGGAGTCCTATCAACTAAAATCAATTCAAAAGCAAATTGAACAAATAAATTAA
- a CDS encoding beta-galactosidase, producing the protein MFKNQVSKVLYGGDYNPEQWPRDIWDEDMRLFELAGIDIATLNVFSWALNQPDESTYNFEWLDEMMDLLHKNDIKVCLGTGTAAHPAWMAKKYPDVLTVDFEGRKKRYGRRHNSCPNSPTYRQFASKMARKLAERYKDHPALLLWHVNNEYGVQCYCDNCQEAFQDWLREKYGTLENVNQAWNTRFWGHTFYDWDQIVLPNLLSEHLSATNPNMTAFQGISLDYYRFNSDSLLDCYKLERDAIKTVIPEAIVTTNFQSNGTYKPLDYFKWAKELDIIALDLYPTNDMPMSHTAMRLDLMRGLKDGKSFMLMESCPSQLNWKAQNPLKRPGITKLWSYQALSRGADTIMYFQLRRSIGAFEKFHGALIDHAGHEHTRVFRECAELGHELQVLGDQFLGAQVESKTAILFDWDNWWAMEFSSGPTVDLNYLNEVQKYYDAFYHQNIPVDFVSVESDFSQYDVIIAPVLYMVKEGLDSKLEAYVNEGGTFVTTFFSGIVNENDLVTTGGYPGKLRKLLGIWVEEMDALFPDQLNRMKMKTERGSFKSAYECELLCDLIHSEGADIHAVYGEEFYADMPVLTSNQFGKGKAWYVGSSPDSNFLKDFAKHLCEHHHIHPILNTPENVEVSRRVKGDKAFLFLLNHNDQSVTVELKKAPYYEALNGVEVSGTVELDSKQAVILTSSI; encoded by the coding sequence TTGTTCAAAAATCAAGTCTCTAAAGTGCTTTATGGTGGTGATTATAATCCTGAACAATGGCCTAGAGATATTTGGGATGAGGATATGCGGTTATTCGAGCTTGCGGGAATTGATATTGCCACACTGAATGTCTTTTCTTGGGCACTTAACCAGCCTGATGAGTCCACTTATAACTTTGAGTGGTTAGATGAAATGATGGATTTGCTTCATAAAAATGATATCAAGGTATGTCTTGGTACAGGGACAGCCGCCCACCCTGCCTGGATGGCAAAAAAATACCCAGATGTCTTAACCGTCGATTTTGAAGGACGTAAGAAGAGATATGGTCGTCGTCATAATTCGTGTCCAAACAGTCCGACCTACCGACAATTTGCTTCAAAAATGGCCCGAAAACTAGCTGAACGATATAAGGATCATCCTGCGCTACTGTTATGGCATGTTAACAATGAATACGGTGTGCAGTGTTACTGTGATAACTGTCAAGAAGCCTTTCAAGATTGGCTGAGGGAAAAATACGGGACGTTAGAAAATGTGAATCAAGCTTGGAATACCCGGTTTTGGGGGCATACCTTTTATGATTGGGATCAGATTGTGCTTCCAAATTTATTAAGTGAGCATTTAAGTGCAACTAATCCCAATATGACAGCTTTCCAAGGTATTTCACTCGATTACTATAGGTTTAATTCTGATAGCCTTTTAGACTGTTATAAGCTTGAAAGAGATGCTATAAAAACAGTTATTCCTGAAGCGATTGTGACAACAAACTTTCAAAGCAATGGCACCTATAAACCACTTGACTATTTTAAATGGGCTAAGGAATTAGATATCATTGCGCTCGATCTTTATCCAACGAATGATATGCCGATGAGTCATACGGCGATGCGGCTTGACCTTATGAGAGGATTAAAGGACGGGAAGTCATTCATGCTAATGGAATCCTGTCCAAGCCAACTAAATTGGAAAGCACAAAATCCTTTAAAGCGCCCTGGGATAACCAAACTATGGAGCTATCAAGCTCTCTCTCGCGGTGCGGATACGATCATGTATTTCCAGTTAAGGAGGTCGATTGGCGCTTTTGAAAAGTTCCATGGTGCTCTAATTGATCATGCAGGACATGAACATACACGAGTTTTTAGAGAGTGTGCTGAATTAGGCCATGAGCTACAGGTGCTTGGGGATCAATTTCTCGGAGCGCAAGTTGAGTCAAAAACAGCTATCCTTTTTGATTGGGATAATTGGTGGGCTATGGAATTTTCCAGTGGACCAACCGTTGATTTGAACTATCTCAATGAAGTTCAAAAGTATTATGATGCCTTCTATCATCAAAACATACCAGTGGATTTCGTCAGTGTTGAGTCAGATTTTAGTCAATATGATGTGATCATTGCACCGGTGTTATATATGGTGAAAGAAGGATTGGATTCCAAACTAGAGGCTTATGTAAATGAGGGCGGAACATTTGTGACCACGTTCTTCAGTGGAATCGTGAATGAAAATGATCTTGTGACGACAGGCGGATATCCTGGAAAGCTTCGGAAATTGCTAGGGATCTGGGTGGAAGAAATGGATGCCTTATTCCCTGATCAGTTGAACAGGATGAAGATGAAAACTGAAAGGGGCTCGTTCAAATCCGCTTATGAGTGCGAGCTACTCTGTGACTTGATTCATTCAGAGGGAGCCGACATTCATGCCGTTTACGGAGAGGAGTTCTATGCAGATATGCCTGTTTTGACTTCTAACCAATTCGGAAAAGGAAAAGCATGGTACGTAGGATCAAGTCCCGATTCAAATTTCCTAAAAGATTTTGCTAAACATCTCTGTGAACACCATCACATTCACCCTATATTAAACACTCCTGAAAATGTGGAAGTCAGCCGTCGGGTAAAGGGAGATAAGGCGTTTTTATTCCTTTTAAATCATAACGATCAATCGGTTACCGTGGAACTAAAAAAAGCTCCTTATTATGAAGCTTTAAATGGGGTGGAAGTCAGCGGAACGGTTGAATTAGATTCAAAACAAGCAGTGATATTAACCTCTTCTATCTAA
- a CDS encoding glycoside hydrolase family 2 TIM barrel-domain containing protein: MERMTLAPTDWKDFGTIQKNTESPHVQLIPYSNKESAILDERNQSPYYRLLNGNWRFFYADSINFRPEPFYEEDFDTSNWDSIPVPSNWQMLGYGIPLYSSSKYPFPIDPPHLPEDQPMGFYKRQFDIPMNWDSKEIFLVFEGVDSAFHLWVNGQPVGYSQGSHLHSEFNITDLLKVGENQLAVQVYQWSTGSYLEDQDKWRMSGIFRDVYLIAEPKFFIRDIYVKTQLEKVNQKGCLDVQISLENQTSNQMELDRQALKLTLLHPDNEVIFERKIDKLADHTSIDGLFHYKIPVDEPKCWSAEEPFLYSLVLTLLDSNETVTEIKSVKTGFREIEIRSGRLLVNGTPITIKGVNRNEFDPKLGYVVTVDSMIKDIKLMKQHNINAVRTSHYPNDTRWLDICDKYGLYVIDEADLETHGCHFIGNEGAISQNTDWREDYLDRCKRMVERDKNHPSIIMWSLGNESGYGGNHDAMAEWIRENEPTRPIHYERAREENIVDIVSTMYPSVETLIEEGKKVDENRPFLMCEFGHAMGNSVGNMKEYWETIYKYPRLLGGLIWEWSDMAISQIDESGKERYAYGGDFNDEPNSGHFCIDGLLFPDRGVKASILEYKKVIEPVVVEPVDLRLGQVKIMNRYDFSSLSHLIATWSLFEDGVIIDQGELSTLDIEAGNEKIIEVPYVSSKLKQGLDYWIHLNFALRYDTLWAKRGHEVAWIDLTLSVETENDIPFDLEAVPSLSVKNTNEEIVVSNGSFQMVFSKNNGNLTSWTYAHVPLLLNGLELNLWRAPLDNDVHLKKEWITAGYDRLNALFKTLTINEWSNKEVEVQTSYVHGAPGEGVCFKSVITYRVNGYGELLVETKLIPLAKELPVLPRFGLKCELPKSLNHFKWYGLGPHECYSDRKESGKLGVYEGKVDDQFVPYIRPQENGNKADVRWATFTNSRGIGLLFLGEPLLNISAHHYSIEDLTKTTHVNELKKQNATFVNLDDAQSGIGNHSCGYAPTLSTYLLEPTERIFTCRLKPIALNGSSPMRVSKQMKKESMITKGCEAVVQKSSL, translated from the coding sequence ATGGAACGAATGACACTAGCTCCAACTGATTGGAAGGATTTTGGAACGATACAAAAAAATACAGAATCCCCGCACGTTCAATTGATTCCTTATAGTAATAAAGAATCAGCCATTTTGGATGAAAGGAATCAGTCTCCCTATTATAGGTTGTTAAATGGAAATTGGCGTTTTTTTTATGCGGATTCAATAAATTTTAGACCGGAACCATTTTATGAGGAAGACTTTGATACTTCGAATTGGGACAGCATTCCTGTCCCTAGTAACTGGCAGATGTTGGGATATGGAATTCCTTTATATAGCAGCAGTAAATATCCATTTCCGATCGATCCTCCCCATCTGCCAGAGGATCAGCCAATGGGTTTTTATAAAAGGCAATTTGATATTCCAATGAACTGGGATAGTAAAGAAATATTCTTAGTTTTTGAGGGAGTCGATTCTGCTTTTCACTTATGGGTGAATGGTCAACCTGTTGGCTATAGTCAAGGAAGCCATTTGCATTCAGAATTTAATATAACAGATTTATTAAAAGTGGGGGAGAATCAACTAGCAGTTCAAGTTTACCAATGGTCAACTGGGAGCTATCTTGAAGATCAAGATAAATGGCGAATGAGTGGGATTTTTCGTGATGTGTATTTAATTGCTGAGCCTAAGTTCTTCATAAGAGACATTTATGTGAAAACTCAACTAGAGAAGGTTAATCAAAAGGGATGCCTTGATGTTCAGATCTCATTAGAGAATCAAACTAGTAACCAAATGGAGTTAGATCGTCAGGCTCTGAAGTTAACCTTACTTCATCCGGATAATGAAGTTATTTTTGAGAGGAAAATAGATAAATTAGCCGACCATACTTCAATAGATGGGCTATTTCATTACAAAATACCTGTGGATGAGCCCAAGTGTTGGTCTGCTGAGGAGCCATTCCTTTATTCTTTAGTCCTTACATTATTAGATTCTAACGAAACGGTTACTGAAATTAAAAGTGTGAAGACAGGGTTTCGTGAAATTGAGATCCGTAGCGGAAGATTACTTGTTAACGGAACCCCCATCACAATAAAAGGCGTCAATCGAAACGAGTTTGATCCGAAATTGGGTTATGTCGTTACAGTGGATTCTATGATTAAAGACATTAAATTAATGAAGCAACATAATATTAATGCGGTTCGAACTTCACATTATCCAAATGATACAAGATGGCTAGATATTTGCGACAAATATGGCTTATATGTCATAGATGAAGCAGACTTAGAGACGCACGGTTGCCATTTCATAGGAAATGAAGGGGCAATATCACAAAATACGGATTGGCGAGAGGACTATCTAGATCGCTGCAAGCGAATGGTTGAACGGGATAAAAACCATCCTTCCATTATTATGTGGTCATTAGGAAATGAGTCTGGGTACGGTGGGAACCATGATGCAATGGCTGAATGGATTCGTGAGAATGAGCCGACAAGGCCCATTCATTACGAAAGAGCCAGAGAGGAAAATATAGTAGATATTGTAAGCACCATGTATCCATCAGTAGAGACACTAATTGAAGAAGGAAAGAAAGTGGATGAAAATCGGCCCTTCCTTATGTGCGAATTTGGTCACGCTATGGGGAACTCGGTTGGGAATATGAAAGAATACTGGGAAACCATCTATAAGTATCCAAGATTATTAGGCGGCTTAATTTGGGAATGGTCTGATATGGCGATCTCTCAAATCGATGAATCAGGAAAAGAGCGGTATGCCTATGGCGGAGATTTTAATGATGAACCAAACAGCGGGCATTTTTGCATTGACGGTTTACTGTTCCCAGACCGTGGAGTAAAGGCTTCTATATTAGAATATAAAAAAGTGATTGAGCCGGTTGTTGTTGAACCGGTTGATTTAAGACTTGGCCAAGTGAAAATTATGAATCGCTATGATTTTTCTTCTTTAAGTCATCTTATAGCAACATGGTCCTTGTTTGAGGACGGTGTAATTATCGATCAGGGTGAACTTTCAACTCTTGATATTGAAGCTGGCAATGAAAAGATAATTGAAGTTCCATATGTGTCTTCAAAACTTAAACAAGGTTTGGACTATTGGATTCACCTTAATTTTGCCCTCCGTTATGATACGCTTTGGGCCAAGAGAGGTCATGAAGTCGCATGGATTGACTTAACCCTATCCGTTGAAACTGAAAACGATATTCCTTTTGATTTAGAAGCAGTGCCATCATTGTCTGTAAAAAATACAAATGAAGAAATTGTCGTATCAAATGGGAGTTTCCAGATGGTTTTTTCAAAAAATAATGGAAATCTTACGAGTTGGACGTATGCCCATGTTCCTTTATTACTAAATGGTTTGGAACTAAATCTATGGCGTGCCCCATTAGATAATGATGTGCATTTAAAGAAAGAGTGGATCACAGCAGGGTATGATCGGTTAAACGCATTATTTAAAACTCTAACAATTAATGAATGGTCAAATAAAGAAGTCGAAGTCCAAACCTCGTACGTTCATGGAGCGCCAGGTGAGGGTGTCTGCTTTAAATCTGTCATCACATATAGAGTGAACGGATATGGAGAACTTTTAGTTGAGACAAAACTCATACCATTAGCTAAAGAACTTCCGGTTTTACCTCGTTTTGGCTTGAAATGTGAGTTACCAAAATCTCTTAATCATTTTAAGTGGTATGGATTAGGGCCGCATGAATGTTATAGCGATAGAAAAGAAAGTGGAAAACTGGGAGTTTACGAAGGGAAGGTAGACGATCAGTTTGTTCCATATATCAGACCACAAGAAAATGGAAATAAGGCAGATGTAAGATGGGCAACCTTCACAAACTCTAGGGGGATCGGTCTCCTGTTTTTGGGTGAACCTCTGTTAAATATAAGCGCCCATCATTATTCAATAGAAGATCTAACGAAAACAACACATGTGAATGAATTAAAAAAACAAAATGCCACATTCGTAAACTTAGATGATGCCCAGAGCGGCATTGGAAACCATAGCTGTGGGTACGCCCCAACACTATCAACTTATTTATTAGAGCCAACTGAACGTATTTTTACTTGCCGGCTTAAACCGATTGCATTGAATGGAAGTTCACCAATGAGAGTCAGTAAACAGATGAAGAAAGAGTCAATGATCACAAAAGGGTGTGAAGCAGTTGTTCAAAAATCAAGTCTCTAA
- a CDS encoding aspartate/glutamate racemase family protein, whose translation MKTVVAVYTGQGLAELVKQAFDEALPDCRLINIIDDSLINDVVKAGEVTSPVKKRLFQYYQNGADMNADLILNTCSSVGEVADLARQFIDKPIVKIDESMAKEAVTQYKKIGVLATLSTTLNPTIRLIEKQAKDIDKEVVLIDGLSEGAYEALVSGRPEEHDKKILETAKQLSDQVDVFVLAQGSMARMEKTLNEATGKPVLSSPKRALLEIKQLLGEL comes from the coding sequence ATGAAAACGGTTGTTGCTGTCTATACGGGGCAGGGGTTAGCGGAACTCGTTAAGCAAGCTTTTGATGAAGCATTACCGGATTGTCGATTAATTAATATCATTGATGACAGCTTAATAAATGATGTCGTAAAAGCGGGTGAAGTGACATCACCTGTTAAGAAGCGTTTATTTCAATATTATCAAAATGGGGCAGATATGAATGCGGATCTTATTTTAAACACGTGTTCATCGGTTGGAGAAGTGGCGGATCTTGCTCGTCAATTTATTGACAAGCCAATTGTAAAGATTGATGAATCAATGGCAAAGGAAGCGGTCACCCAATATAAAAAAATAGGTGTATTGGCGACACTTTCGACAACGCTGAATCCAACAATCCGATTAATTGAGAAACAGGCTAAAGATATAGATAAAGAGGTTGTACTTATTGATGGATTATCTGAAGGGGCCTATGAAGCGTTAGTCTCTGGGAGGCCAGAAGAACATGATAAGAAAATTTTAGAAACAGCTAAGCAACTGTCTGATCAAGTAGATGTGTTCGTATTAGCTCAAGGATCAATGGCAAGGATGGAAAAAACATTGAATGAGGCCACAGGTAAACCGGTTCTCTCAAGTCCTAAAAGAGCGCTTTTGGAAATTAAGCAGTTGTTAGGAGAGCTATAG
- a CDS encoding response regulator → MLNLMIVDDEPLIVKGLMKIIQNGNTPWSEIESASDGVDALEKLDHFKPDLLITDIQMPEMSGFELINEFRARGTCHNFVILSGFDHKSYLKQAIRCRTIDYLLKPVNKTELFNVLSNVSVELLQIKNPAKNQVVHEVENEGIFKNENANMSKNIKKIIGHIDKNYNKDLSLDEIAEHVYLHPNYISSLFKKETGLTFIQYIHLYRIKKAKELIVREPDLSFNVISEKVGYENVRHFFSVFKKYTGVTPGEYREHFKYNV, encoded by the coding sequence ATGTTGAATTTAATGATTGTTGATGACGAACCTCTTATTGTAAAGGGGTTAATGAAAATCATACAAAACGGCAATACCCCATGGTCTGAAATTGAAAGTGCGAGTGATGGAGTTGATGCTTTGGAAAAGTTAGATCATTTTAAACCTGACTTATTAATTACTGATATTCAAATGCCTGAAATGAGCGGCTTTGAATTAATTAATGAGTTTCGTGCTCGAGGGACGTGTCATAATTTTGTGATCCTATCGGGATTTGATCATAAGAGCTATTTAAAACAAGCCATAAGATGCCGGACCATTGACTATTTGCTTAAACCAGTAAATAAAACAGAATTGTTTAATGTTCTTTCAAATGTTTCGGTTGAGTTACTCCAAATAAAAAATCCCGCAAAGAATCAAGTCGTACATGAAGTGGAAAATGAAGGGATATTCAAAAATGAAAACGCAAACATGTCTAAAAATATCAAAAAAATAATTGGTCATATCGATAAAAATTATAATAAGGATCTTTCACTTGATGAAATTGCAGAACATGTTTATCTCCACCCCAATTACATCAGCTCTCTATTTAAGAAGGAAACCGGTTTGACTTTTATTCAATATATCCATTTATATCGAATTAAAAAAGCCAAAGAATTAATTGTAAGAGAACCAGACCTATCTTTTAATGTCATCTCAGAAAAAGTCGGATATGAGAACGTTCGTCATTTTTTCAGTGTATTTAAGAAGTATACAGGGGTGACACCGGGAGAATATCGTGAACATTTTAAATACAACGTATGA
- a CDS encoding histidine kinase produces the protein MKQRSRWIIDGINSINRVPIVKKMVTGYLFLVVLPLLFFGVIMYNHLYNNILNTYTSGKQSLVNQAGTSFNVDLAQVNSIYSLFQYDPIVVDYLRGQYLTPSDQVYNYLKYIRPMFQFAHLGNPSIQSIKLYKKNLDILPVSGEIENLDSLHLSNKDSKKLNKLKNEQGMWIAKKHKNAKTPPYLFYYQKVYDETYSNEIAVLEVTFNQHIFNNLLKTVKGYKNVNVLIKAKNGDVLYRDKSFPLNTRQLTNRENVIDKSHDNYWIDNKKRLLINTLTMKTSNLEIFVVSPVNEVFKNIQEKTFVFGLLFLGLLGLLSVIYYATASVLTQRILGLARHMRHVDENQLTPYEGDKGKDEIGLLTESYNSLIYRIDELMNKVHRAELLKKEADYLVLQAQVNPHFLYNTLESIRMLAEMNEDEEVVEATYTLSKLLRYSLSVEGNSTTLEEELENIKDYLSIQQLRMGDKLNFQINKPVAITNFRCPRFILQPLVENCINHGLARIRKKGFITIDIKETDLHTMVKISDNGPGITEERLAVINGVLNNTLEKTNLRTQSSGLGLYNVSERIKAFFGADSGLEVKSRLNDGTSLILKIQK, from the coding sequence ATGAAACAGAGAAGTCGTTGGATCATTGATGGAATTAATAGTATAAATAGGGTTCCTATTGTTAAGAAGATGGTTACAGGGTATCTCTTCTTGGTTGTGCTTCCACTCCTCTTTTTTGGAGTGATTATGTATAATCACCTCTATAACAATATATTGAACACCTATACATCAGGAAAGCAGAGTCTTGTTAATCAGGCTGGAACTAGTTTTAATGTGGACTTGGCTCAAGTTAATTCTATTTACTCACTCTTTCAATATGATCCGATTGTTGTTGATTATCTTAGAGGACAGTATCTAACACCCAGCGACCAAGTGTATAATTATTTAAAGTATATCCGTCCGATGTTTCAGTTTGCCCATTTAGGGAATCCATCGATTCAATCTATCAAATTGTATAAAAAGAATCTCGATATTTTACCCGTATCTGGAGAAATAGAGAACCTTGATTCCCTTCATCTTTCCAATAAAGATTCAAAAAAATTAAATAAGTTAAAGAATGAACAGGGAATGTGGATTGCAAAGAAACATAAAAATGCTAAAACGCCTCCCTATCTCTTTTACTATCAAAAAGTTTATGATGAAACTTACAGTAATGAAATAGCGGTTTTGGAAGTCACTTTTAATCAACATATATTTAATAACCTCTTAAAGACTGTAAAAGGATATAAAAATGTTAACGTGCTGATTAAAGCGAAAAATGGGGATGTCTTATATCGTGATAAAAGCTTTCCATTAAATACAAGGCAATTAACCAACCGTGAGAATGTAATCGATAAGAGCCATGATAATTATTGGATTGACAATAAAAAGAGATTATTAATTAATACTTTAACTATGAAAACGAGCAATTTAGAGATCTTTGTTGTTAGTCCAGTTAACGAAGTGTTTAAGAACATTCAGGAAAAAACCTTTGTTTTTGGCCTTTTATTTTTGGGATTGTTGGGACTATTATCTGTGATCTACTATGCAACGGCTTCCGTTTTGACTCAACGAATATTAGGTCTAGCAAGACACATGAGACATGTTGATGAAAATCAATTAACACCTTATGAGGGGGATAAAGGAAAAGATGAGATCGGTCTTTTGACCGAATCTTATAATTCATTGATTTATAGAATAGATGAACTAATGAATAAGGTTCATCGAGCAGAGCTTTTAAAAAAAGAAGCGGATTACTTAGTCCTGCAAGCCCAGGTAAATCCTCATTTTTTATATAACACATTAGAATCCATCCGGATGCTTGCTGAAATGAATGAAGATGAAGAAGTGGTTGAAGCAACTTATACGCTTAGTAAACTTTTAAGATATAGTCTCTCTGTGGAAGGAAATTCGACAACACTCGAGGAAGAACTCGAGAACATCAAGGATTATTTAAGTATTCAACAGCTTAGAATGGGAGACAAGCTTAATTTTCAAATAAACAAGCCTGTTGCGATCACAAACTTTAGATGTCCTCGGTTTATTTTACAGCCTCTTGTAGAAAACTGTATTAATCATGGTCTAGCTAGAATTAGAAAAAAGGGATTTATTACCATCGATATTAAAGAAACTGATTTGCATACTATGGTGAAAATCTCAGATAATGGACCAGGGATAACAGAAGAAAGGTTAGCGGTTATTAATGGCGTTCTAAACAATACCTTAGAAAAAACGAATTTAAGAACTCAGAGTTCAGGTTTAGGGTTGTATAATGTCAGTGAGCGTATTAAAGCCTTTTTTGGTGCCGATTCCGGTTTAGAAGTTAAAAGCCGCTTGAACGATGGGACTTCATTAATTCTTAAAATTCAAAAATAG